GGGTCTGACCTTCATCCGTACCTTTCTTCCGGAATGAAGCCCGACGCTTCTGCAGGTTATGTCCCGGGCAACTGTTTTTTGCATCCGACGAAGTACTCCTCCCGTGCTGTTCTGTCTGTTGCTGGTTGTGTTCACTACTTAATGCAACTATGATGCCACAGCCCGTTTGCTTCTAACTGACTGATATTACATGAATGCTGCCGGGACGTGCCGGCAGGCCCTGTGTCGTCTTCAGGGGGTTTCTCCGGTGAAATGTGTCGAAAAGACCACATCACGGCCCGGTCTTTGCCTTCGATTCCCTCCGGCGCGCGCGTTCCTGAAGATACCGTTCCTTCTCGCTGTACAGGCAGCCGCAGTACCGCTGGCGGTACATGCCCATCTTCCGGGAAAGGGACACGCCCTCTCTCCATCCTTCCCTGAAATCGTGACAGGCCAGACACAGGCCCTCTTTCCTTGCGCAGCCCTCGGCTATGTCTTTCATAAGATCGTGATCCTGGTACACGCTGTAAAACAGGGTTGAGGTGAAGCCTTCAAAACCTTCCCGGCGAGCCGTTCGGGCGGTCCGGCTCATGCGCAGGTGGTAGCAGGCACCGCACCGGTTGTGTTCCCTGAAGGTAACGGCCCTCATGAAGGCTTCCGGATCATATTCATCAGCCCGGATCAGGGGCATTCCTTCCTGTTCGGCGTATTCGATGAGCGTATCCAGGCGTTTCAGGTACTCCTGGAGAGGATGAATGTTTGGGTTGTCAAAGTAACCCGTTACCTGGTGCCCGTCCAGTCGCAGTTTCCGGAGGGGATATATGGCGCAGGGAGCGCAGCATATGTGAAGCAGTATCTTCATGGGGTTTTGCGGGTGTCTTCCCGGGGGTCACAACAGTTGTTCCTGGGGATCCCGGGTCTTCCAGACCCGGCCGAAATGCTCATAGGCGGTCCTGGTGGCCACCCTGCCCCGGGCGGTTCGGTGCAGATATCCCTCCTGGATCAGAAAGGGCTCGTAAACGTCTTCGATGGTGTTTTTTTCCTCACCGATGGCGGCGGCGAGGCTGTCGATGCCCACGGGGCCGCCGCTGAACTTGTCGATGACCGTGAGAAGTATGGTACGATCCATAAGATCGAAGCCGCGGTGATCCACTTCCAGCATTCGCAGGGCTTCCCTGGCCACAGTTTCCGTGATGACCCCGTCAGCCCTGACCTGGGCAAAATCACGGACCCTGCGGAGCAGACGGTTCGCAATTCGTGGGGTTCCCCGGGATCGTCTGGCGATTTCCCGCGCGCCTGAAGGATCCGTCTCGATTGAAAGGATGTGGGATGACCGGGCGATGATGGTCGCGAGATCATCTTCTGTGTAGAATTGAAGCCTGAAGGTCATGCCGAAGCGGTCCCTCAGGGGGGAGGTGAGGAGACCTGCCCGGGTGGTGGCTCCCACCAGTGTGAACCGGGGAACGTCGAGTTTCACCGAGCGTGCCGAGGGACCCTGGCCGATGAGGATGTCGATGTAGTAATCCTCCATGGCGGGGTAGAGCACCTCTTCGACCACGTGGGAGAGCCGGTGAATTTCATCGATAAACAGGATATCATGGGAGTTCAGGTTGGTGAGCATGGCCGCCAGGTCTCCCGGGCGTTCGATGACGGGACCGGAGGTAACCTTGATGTCAACAGCCATCTCTTTTCCCATGATGTGTGCCAGAGTGGTTTTCCCGAGCCCCGGCGGTCCGTAGAGCAGGACGTGGTCGAGGGCTTCGCCCCGTCCCCGCGCCGCCTCGATAAATATTGAAAGGTTCTCCTTTACTGTGGCCTGGCCGATGTATTCATTCAACAACCGGGGGCGGATCGTGTGTTCAAAGCCCTCTTCACCTGATGAGGGCAGGGGGGTGACAATGGTTCTTTCCATGGAAGGGGCGCCTTCATTCATTTCGATAACACTTTCAGTGATTCTGTTAAGATCACTTCAAGGGAAACCTGATCCTTGCACTCTTTGGAAGCCCGGTCAATGGCTTTTTTGGCGATGCTTTCCTTGTAGCCCAGGTTCATCAGGGCCGAAAGGGCGTCCTCCATGAGGGATTCCTCCTCCGAACGGTGTCTTTCGGTATCGATACCGGAGGCCACCAGTTTTTCCCTGAGCTCGAATATGAGCCGCTCCGCCATTTTCCGCCCGATGCCGGGTATGGTCACGAGCCTGCCCATGTCTTCGGCCATGATGGCCCCGGTGAGTTCATCGGGGGTTATGCCGGAGAGTATGTTGAGAGCCAGCCGGGGGCCGATGCCGCTCACGGTGATCATGCGCTGAAAAATCGCTTTTTCGTCCGCCGAATGGAATCCGAAGAGGCTGATCGAGTCCTCCCGGACGTGGGTGTGGATGGCCAGGGAAACGGTTGTTCCCACCTCGGGCAGCAGGTAGAAGGTGCTCAGGGGGACAAAGACGTGGTATCCGATGCCCTGGACGTCGACGATAACATGCCGGGTCGATTTGTAGGACAGTACACCTCGCAGTGCCGCTATCATTTATGTCTGATCCTTTCTCATTGAATGGGCGTGGCATATCGCCATGGCCAGGGCGTCCGAAGCGTCCGGCGGGGGAGGTGAGTCCAGTCCGAGGAGGCGTGTCACCATCTGCTGAACCTGGTGTTTTTCCGCCCGCCCGTAGCCGACGACGGCCTGCTTGATTTCCAGGGGACTGTATTCGTAAACGGGAAGACCGTTCAGGGGTCCTACCAGCAGGGCAATACCCCGGAGGTGACCCTGCCTGATCAGGCTCTTGACGTTTTTCCCGTAAAAAATGGTCTCTATAACCAGGGCGTCCGGCTGGTGTGCTGAAACCAGGGCCATGAGACTTTCAAAGACATCGTTCAGCGCGACCGAGAGGATTTTTTTGTGGGGCGGTTTGATTTCTCCATGACCGATGTGAGTCAGTCCTGCCGGCGTCTTCTCCAGGATACCGTATCCCGTGACCCGCGTACCCGGGTCTATGCCGAGAATAACCATCCTGCCGGTCCTTTCTTTCGGGTTCTTTGCGGCGCTCTAAGAACCGGTCAACTTAACCGTTCCATCACGTCATCAGGAATATCAAAGTTGGCGTAGATATGCTGAACGTCATCGTTGTCTTCCATTCTTTCCAGAAGCTTGAGCATCTGGCCCGCTTTCTGCTCATCCAGGGGAACCGTTGTCTGGGGTATCATGGCTATCTCGGCTGTGAGACAGGCTATGTCCGCCGCGTCGAGGGCCCCCTTCACCTCCTCGAAGTCCTCCGGCGCGGTAACGACTTCGAACTCATCTCCCTGGTCCCTCACATCCTCGGCACCGGCTTCCAGGACGATTTCCATGAGAGTGTCTTCACCAGCCGCCTCCTTTGAGACGATGATGCTTCCTTTTCTGTCGAACATCCAGGACACACAGCCGTTTTCCCCGAGGTTGCCGCCGTATTTGGAAAAGATGTGGCGTACTTCGGCCACGGTTCGGTTCTTGTTTTCCGTCATGACTTCCACGAGGACCGCCACCCCTCCCGGTCCGTAGCCCTCGTAGGTTACCTCCTCGTACACATCTCCGTCCGCAATTTCACCGGTGCCCTTCTTGATGGCCTTGTCGATATTGTCCCGGGGCATGTTTTCCGTTCTCGCCGCCAGGATTGCCTGCCGAAGCCGGGCGTTTCCTTCGACATCGCCTCCCCCAAGCCTTGCGGCAAGGGTGATCTCCTTGATAAGCTTGGTGAATATCTTGCTTCGCTTTGCGTCGATGGCGCCTTTCTTGCGCTTTATGGTGCTCCATTTTGAATGACCGGCCATGGGTGAGCTCCTGGTGAAATGGATAAAAAACGAAAGAAATGTAACATACTGGGGTGTTTCTTGTAAAATAAAAAACCCTCCCGAAGGAGGGTTTTTTATTTAATTCCGGCGGCGTCCTACTCTCCCACATGTAATCATGCAGTACCATCAGCGCTGGAGAGCTTAACTTCCGTGTTCGGGATGGGAACGGGTGGGTCCTCTCCGCTATAGCCACCGAAAACTCAATTTCTCAGGACAACCGCACATTGTATAGAACCGGACTCAAGCTTCACATCGGCAGGTATAATGACAAAAATTATGGCCAAGCCTCACGACCGATTAGTATCAGTAAGCTGAATGCGTTACCGCACTTACACATCTGACCTATCAACCTCATAGTCTCTGAGGGGTCTTCAGTTCTGATGTCTCCATCAAAAGGGATATCTTATCTTGAGGTGGGCTTCCCGCTTAGATGCTTTCAGCGGTTATCCCTTCCGAACGCGGCTACCCAGCTATGCCGTTGGCACGACAACTGGAACACCGGAGGTTCGTCCATCCCGGTCCTCTCGTACTAGGGACAGCTCCTCTCAAATATCCTGCGCCCGCAACAGATAGGGACCGAACTGTCTCACGACGTTCTGAACCCAGCTCACGTACCGCTTTAATTGGCGAACAGCCAAACCCTTGGGACCTTATACAGCCCCAGGATGCGATGAGCCGACATCGAGGTGCCAAACCTCCCCGTCGATGTGAACTCTTGGGGGAGATAAGCCTGTTATCCCCGGCGTACCTTTTATCCGTTGAGCGACGGCCCTTCCATTCGGAACCGCCGGATCACTAAGACCTGCTTTCGCACCTGCTCGACTTGTAGGTCTCGCAGTCAAGCTCCCTTATGCCTTTACACTCTACGGCTGGTTTCCAATCAGCCTGAGGGAACCTTCGCGCGCCTCCGTTACCTTTTAGGAGGCGACCGCCCCAGCCAAACTACCCGCCTGACAATGTCCCCGACCCGGATAACGGGCCCAGGTTAGAACTCCGGAATAATCAGGGTGGTATTTCAAGGTTGGCTCCATGCCGACTGGCGTCGGCACTTCACAGCCTCCCACCTATCCTGCACAAACTAGTCCAAAGCTCACTATCAGGTTGTAGTAAAGGTGCACGGGGTCTTTCCGTCTAGTTGCGGGTAACCGGCATCTTCACCGGTTTATCAAATTCGCTGAGCTTCTCGTTGAGACAGTGCCCAAATCGTTACGCCATTCGTGCAGGTCGGAA
This genomic interval from Syntrophales bacterium contains the following:
- the ruvC gene encoding crossover junction endodeoxyribonuclease RuvC — encoded protein: MVILGIDPGTRVTGYGILEKTPAGLTHIGHGEIKPPHKKILSVALNDVFESLMALVSAHQPDALVIETIFYGKNVKSLIRQGHLRGIALLVGPLNGLPVYEYSPLEIKQAVVGYGRAEKHQVQQMVTRLLGLDSPPPPDASDALAMAICHAHSMRKDQT
- the ruvB gene encoding Holliday junction branch migration DNA helicase RuvB, with translation MERTIVTPLPSSGEEGFEHTIRPRLLNEYIGQATVKENLSIFIEAARGRGEALDHVLLYGPPGLGKTTLAHIMGKEMAVDIKVTSGPVIERPGDLAAMLTNLNSHDILFIDEIHRLSHVVEEVLYPAMEDYYIDILIGQGPSARSVKLDVPRFTLVGATTRAGLLTSPLRDRFGMTFRLQFYTEDDLATIIARSSHILSIETDPSGAREIARRSRGTPRIANRLLRRVRDFAQVRADGVITETVAREALRMLEVDHRGFDLMDRTILLTVIDKFSGGPVGIDSLAAAIGEEKNTIEDVYEPFLIQEGYLHRTARGRVATRTAYEHFGRVWKTRDPQEQLL
- a CDS encoding epoxyqueuosine reductase QueH, whose protein sequence is MKILLHICCAPCAIYPLRKLRLDGHQVTGYFDNPNIHPLQEYLKRLDTLIEYAEQEGMPLIRADEYDPEAFMRAVTFREHNRCGACYHLRMSRTARTARREGFEGFTSTLFYSVYQDHDLMKDIAEGCARKEGLCLACHDFREGWREGVSLSRKMGMYRQRYCGCLYSEKERYLQERARRRESKAKTGP
- the ruvA gene encoding Holliday junction branch migration protein RuvA — protein: MIAALRGVLSYKSTRHVIVDVQGIGYHVFVPLSTFYLLPEVGTTVSLAIHTHVREDSISLFGFHSADEKAIFQRMITVSGIGPRLALNILSGITPDELTGAIMAEDMGRLVTIPGIGRKMAERLIFELREKLVASGIDTERHRSEEESLMEDALSALMNLGYKESIAKKAIDRASKECKDQVSLEVILTESLKVLSK
- a CDS encoding YebC/PmpR family DNA-binding transcriptional regulator, encoding MAGHSKWSTIKRKKGAIDAKRSKIFTKLIKEITLAARLGGGDVEGNARLRQAILAARTENMPRDNIDKAIKKGTGEIADGDVYEEVTYEGYGPGGVAVLVEVMTENKNRTVAEVRHIFSKYGGNLGENGCVSWMFDRKGSIIVSKEAAGEDTLMEIVLEAGAEDVRDQGDEFEVVTAPEDFEEVKGALDAADIACLTAEIAMIPQTTVPLDEQKAGQMLKLLERMEDNDDVQHIYANFDIPDDVMERLS